A part of Gossypium hirsutum isolate 1008001.06 chromosome A07, Gossypium_hirsutum_v2.1, whole genome shotgun sequence genomic DNA contains:
- the LOC107930786 gene encoding gamma-glutamylcyclotransferase 2-1 produces the protein MVFWVFGYGSLVWKPGFEYDEKVIGFIKDYKRAFDLACIDHRGTPENPARTCTLEHIEGAVCWGAAYCVRGSSERERAAMEYLERRECEYDQKNLVEFYKEADPLQPFLTGVIVFTSTPDKVLNKYYLGPAPLEEMAMQIATAVGPCGNNRDYLFLLEKALFDIGHEEDMVIELANEVRKVLATLGNGVSKEKQLVGSPLKMPLKSQTQTYIPTSQLLLLPKAVAMDS, from the exons ATGGTTTTCTGGGTTTTTGGTTACGGGTCACTGGTCTGGAAGCCGGGGTTTGAGTATGATGAGAAAGTCATAGGCTTCATCAAGGATTACAAGCGTGCTTTTGACCTTG CATGCATTGATCATAGAGGTACACCAGAAAATCCTGCAAGGACTTGCACCTTGGAACACATTGAAGGAGCCGTATGC TGGGGTGCTGCTTATTGTGTTCGGGGCAGTTCTGAAAGGGAAAGAGCAGCAATGGAG TACTTGGAGCGGAGAGAATGTGAATATGATCAAAAGAATCTAGTGGAGTTCTACAAG GAAGCAGATCCCCTGCAGCCTTTTCTAACCGGAGTTATTGT TTTCACATCTACTCCAGACAAAGTTTTAAACAAGTATTATTTGGGGCCTGCTCCCTTGGAGGAAATGGCTAT GCAAATTGCAACCGCTGTTGGACCCTGTGGAAACAATAGAGATTATCTTTTCCTGCTGGAGAAGGCCTTGTTTGACATAG GTCATGAGGAGGACATGGTTATAGAGCTGGCAAATGAAGTAAGGAAGGTGCTTGCAACATTGGGGAATGGGGTTTCCAAGGAGAAGCAGCTAGTAGGATCTCCTCTGAAGATGCCACTAAAATCCCAAACCCAGACCTACATCCCTACAAGTCAATTGCTTCTGCTTCCCAAAGCTGTTGCAATGGACTCCTAG
- the LOC107930861 gene encoding cell division control protein 2 homolog A: protein MDQYEKVEKIGEGTYGVVYKARDRVTNETIALKKIRLEQEDEGVPSTAIREISLLKEMQHGNIVRLQDVVHSEKRLYLVFEYLDLDLKKHMDSCPEFGKDPRMIKTFLYQILRGVAYCHSHRVLHRDLKPQNLLIDRRTNALKLADFGLARAFGIPVRTFTHEVVTLWYRAPEILLGSRHYSTPVDVWSVGCIFAEMVNQRPLFPGDSEIDELFKIFRILGTPNEDTWPGVTSLPDFKSSFPKWPAKDLATVVPNLESTGIDLLSKMLCMDPSKRITARSALEHEYLKDIGFVP from the exons ATGGACCAG TACGAGAAAGTAGAGAAGATTGGTGAGGGAACCTATGGCGTTGTTTATAAGGCTCGTGATCGTGTCACCAATGAAACAATTGCTTTGAAGAAGATTCGCTTAGAGCAGGAAGACGAGGGTGTACCTAGCACTGCAATTAGAGAAATCTCTCTCTTGAAGGAAATGCAACATGGTAATATCGTCAG GTTGCAGGATGTAGTGCACAGTGAGAAGCGTTTATATTTGGTATTTGAATATCTGGACTTGGATTTAAAGAAGCACATGGATTCATGTCCAGAATTTGGGAAAGATCCACGAATGATAAAA ACATTCCTTTATCAAATTCTCCGTGGTGTTGCTTATTGTCATTCTCATAGGGTTCTCCATCGGGATCTAAAACCTCAAAATTTGCTGATAGATCGCCGTACCAATGCACTAAAGCTTGCTGATTTTGGTCTGGCCCGAGCATTTGGTATTCCTGTCAGAACATTTACACATGAG GTCGTTACTTTGTGGTACAGAGCACCTGAAATACTGCTTGGATCTCGCCATTACTCTACTCCTGTTGATGTATGGTCAGTGGGCTGTATATTTGCTGAGATGGTGAATCAACGGCCATTATTTCCTGGGGATTCTGAGATCGATGAGCTGTTCAAGATCTTCAG AATCTTGGGTACTCCAAATGAGGATACATGGCCTGGAGTGACTTCATTGCCTGATTTTAAGTCTTCTTTTCCAAAGTGGCCAGCTAAG GATTTGGCAACTGTTGTTCCAAATCTTGAATCTACTGGAATTGACCTTCTTTCT AAAATGCTGTGCATGGATCCCAGCAAAAGAATTACAGCAAGAAGTGCTCTTGAGCATGAATACTTGAAGGATATAGGGTTTGTACCCTGA